A single genomic interval of Luteolibacter yonseiensis harbors:
- a CDS encoding FG-GAP-like repeat-containing protein, translated as MKFPPPPLHLLRLLLALSGMPAAVPTAGAATVNVGELKKSGEQSGVVPIEFRSSGDVAALQMDVLFNTAAYTAGAATPGTMGNTFRVDSHLVEPGRLRVVVGAAANTAFTDSVVFHVPLTATGGFTSYFPVALANITLSSPQSAAVAARVAPGVRFTQLADGASLNGKKGIVISSDALAASGNITKVTYYAGDAELFSSGTAPFTYTWKPAAGGTYQMRAVATDSAGGTTTKTIQINVFLNSPPVTTPGTYVVTQNQKAAFPFSTLLSQASDPDRNPLVISEFDDHSASGGVLDISGNTITYMPKANFAGKDSFTFAVSDQMDGQADALVNLLVTRPLQTDLNADKQADIVLVSQNKKSTSVLTLGNGVLKKNVAGPTLPAGFVLAAVDDFNKDNKPDFLTVHPSSNKTQFILLDGTKKKSTKAGPTITAGFAVAAADDFNVDGTADLLLYNAKTRKTAIWYLNNQAKSSAKNGPTLPAGWQIAGTDDFNNDGRPDLCLTNTAKTKVVVWYMNNQVVTAKSSQISVSAGFQMAGLADFSSDAKPDLLLYNTKTRKTAIWRMNDMKILKKTDGPLIPSGYAITAPK; from the coding sequence ATGAAATTTCCACCACCACCGCTCCACCTTCTCCGGCTGCTCCTTGCCTTGTCAGGGATGCCGGCCGCCGTGCCCACCGCCGGCGCGGCGACGGTCAATGTGGGTGAGCTGAAGAAGAGCGGCGAACAATCCGGCGTCGTGCCCATCGAGTTCCGCAGTTCCGGGGATGTGGCGGCGCTGCAGATGGACGTGCTTTTCAACACCGCCGCCTACACGGCGGGCGCGGCGACCCCGGGGACCATGGGAAACACCTTCCGCGTGGACTCCCACCTGGTGGAACCCGGCAGGCTCCGGGTGGTCGTCGGCGCGGCGGCGAACACCGCTTTCACGGACTCGGTGGTGTTTCATGTCCCGCTGACGGCGACGGGCGGGTTCACCTCCTACTTTCCCGTGGCACTCGCGAACATCACCCTCTCAAGCCCACAGAGCGCCGCCGTCGCCGCCAGGGTCGCGCCGGGCGTGCGCTTCACCCAGTTGGCGGACGGGGCCTCGCTCAACGGGAAAAAGGGCATCGTGATCTCATCCGATGCGCTGGCGGCCTCCGGCAACATCACCAAGGTGACCTACTACGCCGGAGACGCGGAACTCTTCAGCTCCGGCACCGCCCCCTTCACCTACACCTGGAAGCCCGCCGCGGGCGGCACCTACCAGATGCGAGCCGTGGCCACCGACAGCGCAGGTGGGACCACCACCAAGACCATCCAGATCAACGTCTTCCTCAACTCCCCTCCCGTCACCACTCCGGGCACTTATGTGGTGACGCAGAACCAGAAGGCGGCCTTTCCTTTCTCCACCCTCCTGTCACAGGCGAGCGATCCCGACCGCAATCCACTGGTCATCTCTGAATTCGACGACCACAGCGCCTCCGGTGGCGTGCTGGACATCTCCGGAAACACCATCACCTACATGCCGAAGGCGAATTTCGCCGGCAAGGATTCCTTCACCTTCGCCGTCTCGGACCAGATGGACGGACAAGCCGACGCCCTCGTGAACCTTCTGGTGACACGCCCGCTCCAGACAGATCTCAACGCGGACAAGCAGGCGGACATCGTGCTGGTTTCACAAAACAAGAAGAGCACCTCCGTCCTCACCCTGGGCAATGGAGTCCTGAAGAAAAACGTCGCCGGCCCCACCCTCCCCGCCGGCTTCGTGCTGGCGGCGGTGGATGATTTCAACAAGGACAACAAGCCGGACTTCCTCACGGTCCACCCATCCTCCAACAAGACACAGTTCATCCTTCTGGACGGGACGAAGAAAAAAAGCACCAAGGCCGGGCCCACGATCACCGCCGGATTCGCCGTCGCCGCGGCGGACGACTTCAATGTCGATGGAACGGCGGACCTGCTCCTATACAACGCCAAGACCCGCAAGACCGCCATCTGGTACCTGAACAACCAGGCGAAGAGCTCCGCCAAGAACGGTCCCACCCTGCCGGCGGGCTGGCAGATCGCGGGAACCGACGATTTCAACAACGACGGCAGGCCAGACCTCTGCCTCACGAACACCGCGAAAACCAAGGTGGTCGTCTGGTACATGAACAACCAGGTCGTCACCGCGAAGAGTTCCCAGATCAGCGTTTCCGCCGGGTTTCAAATGGCGGGCCTCGCGGACTTCAGCAGCGATGCCAAGCCCGATCTGCTGCTCTACAACACGAAGACCCGCAAGACCGCCATCTGGCGCATGAATGACATGAAGATCCTCAAGAAAACGGACGGCCCGCTGATCCCGAGCGGTTATGCGATCACGGCTCCGAAGTGA
- a CDS encoding Ig-like domain-containing protein translates to MPEKTIIPPLAGKRRTLGWLSGVLTALSTLSAPALHAANPTKLGDVDGDGQLTVYDLTRLRGHIRQTSPLAADLVPFADVTGDGFINEDDSVSLINTITGADTVKTLPLSSIRESSPFSGESNVSLTREVVVRFTTPLALNATLSTWNANTQTPGTLYAEGGGRKLLTRVELGGDHTKATLFFLEPVPASTRITVTFNDTGLRDLLGRQIDPDGDGTAGGAVVFTYDTSPITPVPGTGVIGHVYASEKAPGGADVPLAGALVRVVGSETLFTHTAADGSFSLKPCPAGRFFVEVDGRTCPVSNFPDGGYYPYINKPWEALPGKADNLAAGTGIIYLPLVPANTLKPVSASAETTVTFAPSAVAANPALAGVEIYVPPNSLFADDGTRGGKVGLAPVASDRLPEPLPPGLNHALDISIQTDGGTNFDQPVPVKFPNLPDPVTGIKLKPGEKSALWSYNHDKGRWEISGPMTVTADGNFLVTDVGVGVRQPGWHGAMPGIQPNPNTPGVPEKPDPCDIKPPDSDNNYFRQQLLCLRDTLCEQYKNLPPDQHVPFPKWQIDRIANDGFRSIRSCTLWENINNKYVHLNCFNILGQWHVDHELVPAFEEYAEMLAKEPNSDDLFQQWRQEHNAFLNGTLTDCLNKVLPGPSWGIAPDIVGKAARDAREDAIRRAKEAIAPPIAPSPLQAAASNVPLLPTISPQIDELSKIKVRVPAGFVRVGERVQLQAWKNVGGSVVDLPSQTAGTYFFGDRDSTYYTIDAGGWLTVHSTPAPFVRYPRIVYPLVVNGEEYGFGQIIIVDEDKDGDGLADSYEKRIGLSPDKQNTKQTDTDGDGLNDILEVALGLSPTNPDTDGDGFTDGNENQVGSSPVNRHFPVISTVDGTFHYLIEDLTNGSVRRGKMSLNKGTSFPILPTGAAIRFTILSLDLTRFSRVHFNTPDVSTAFDLPTPLLTDLLGTDSDSDGLPDIAEEVLGTNPHDADSDHDGVNDKSEVLQDSNPLDGAAVSTGLFATIDTPGQARDIAAQNNIAIVADGSEGVSLFDVSTALNPVRTAQVRLNGSIEAVALDGTLAAAVGANLNLLDLANLSAVRLIKELSLGGSPTCVTTAGKTAYAGLGTGQVVAVDMAAGVEIERIQVANEGITDVTFVGDVLYARTASRVFAIDLAGGGMALAESVPVNGSAGGGWRLRLNPGNGQLYAPNLQGYTIISLANPLAPAVQEVVSTQQFGWKQMVPTGSGLGVAAMSGFGADADISLYNIGADGRGTRFLTTFVTPGTTEAVSIYNGLAYVADGNAGLTIVNYKAYDTLRVPPGIDIKTGFPVVNGSLQAEEGKLGRVSATVIDDVQVRDVEFYVDGQRITTDGNFPFEHRFTTPLRSQAAAATAAATAALDKLNSPCCGDLRATNEAAALVEKAQAAAELPLKTSFTLRARATDTGGNSTWSETLTVNLVADATAPRVVKLLPADGSLTGKLRTFGAVFSEPLNQATISPATLVLTAAGPDGLFGTADDITPTGGVLSYRDSSNSVFLTFPADLSSGMYQFVVRPPLADLAGNPIASEKTAKVRVFGFSDRDGDGVPDDVEALLGLDPDKPDSDGDGIPDGQEDYDNDGLINTAEIYIGTDPTNADTNGNGIRDSLEDPDGDKLNNADEFTAGTDPNKADTDSDGWNDETEVTGGSNPLDPNSRPFGFIASLPPVNILAIGDAANGLLGKGSVIARPPVHLTRMGSDPANPGGSGNASFIATPPVHLARLASSQGGAGAASIISRPATFISRLSTIGGTDGSTGGASIIARPPVNVTRIGSAGAILSKPPVTIQIDPP, encoded by the coding sequence ATGCCGGAGAAAACCATCATCCCCCCGCTGGCAGGAAAACGACGTACCTTGGGCTGGTTGTCCGGGGTGCTCACGGCCCTTTCCACGCTGTCCGCTCCGGCGCTCCACGCCGCGAATCCCACGAAGCTCGGGGACGTCGATGGGGACGGGCAGCTCACGGTCTACGATCTCACCCGGCTGCGCGGCCACATCCGCCAGACCTCGCCGCTGGCGGCGGATCTCGTGCCCTTCGCGGATGTCACCGGAGACGGATTCATCAATGAGGACGATTCGGTTTCCCTCATCAACACCATCACCGGGGCGGACACGGTCAAGACCCTGCCGCTTTCCAGCATCCGCGAAAGCTCGCCCTTCTCCGGGGAAAGCAATGTCTCCCTCACCCGCGAGGTGGTCGTCCGCTTCACCACGCCGCTCGCGCTGAACGCCACGCTGTCCACCTGGAACGCCAACACCCAGACGCCGGGCACGCTCTACGCGGAAGGCGGAGGGCGCAAGCTGCTCACCCGCGTCGAGCTCGGCGGAGACCACACCAAGGCCACGCTGTTTTTCCTGGAACCCGTCCCCGCCAGCACCCGCATCACCGTCACCTTCAACGATACCGGGCTGCGGGACCTTCTCGGCCGCCAGATCGATCCCGACGGGGACGGCACCGCGGGCGGCGCGGTGGTTTTCACCTACGACACCTCCCCCATCACCCCCGTCCCCGGCACCGGAGTCATCGGCCATGTGTATGCCTCGGAGAAAGCTCCGGGCGGGGCCGATGTGCCGCTCGCCGGCGCCCTGGTCCGGGTCGTCGGATCGGAAACGCTCTTCACCCACACCGCGGCGGACGGCTCGTTCTCCCTCAAGCCTTGTCCGGCGGGCCGGTTTTTCGTCGAGGTGGACGGCCGCACCTGCCCGGTCAGCAACTTCCCGGACGGCGGCTATTATCCCTACATCAACAAGCCCTGGGAAGCCCTGCCCGGAAAAGCGGACAATCTCGCTGCGGGCACCGGCATCATCTACCTGCCCCTCGTCCCGGCGAACACGCTGAAACCCGTGAGCGCCTCGGCGGAGACCACCGTGACCTTCGCTCCCTCCGCCGTCGCCGCGAATCCCGCGCTCGCCGGGGTGGAGATCTACGTCCCGCCGAACAGCCTCTTCGCCGACGACGGCACCCGCGGCGGAAAGGTCGGGCTCGCCCCCGTGGCCTCGGACCGCCTTCCCGAACCGCTCCCGCCGGGCCTGAACCACGCCCTCGACATCAGCATCCAGACCGACGGCGGCACGAACTTCGACCAACCGGTGCCGGTGAAATTTCCCAACCTCCCGGACCCGGTCACCGGTATCAAGCTCAAGCCGGGCGAGAAAAGCGCGCTCTGGAGCTACAACCACGACAAGGGCAGATGGGAAATCTCCGGGCCGATGACGGTGACCGCGGATGGGAATTTTCTGGTCACGGATGTGGGCGTGGGGGTGCGGCAGCCGGGATGGCACGGGGCCATGCCGGGAATCCAGCCCAATCCGAATACTCCCGGCGTACCGGAAAAACCGGACCCCTGCGACATCAAACCTCCTGATAGCGATAACAATTACTTCCGGCAACAACTACTGTGTTTGCGGGACACGCTGTGTGAGCAGTATAAAAATCTGCCGCCTGACCAGCATGTCCCGTTCCCGAAATGGCAGATTGATCGCATTGCCAACGATGGATTCCGATCAATCAGGAGCTGCACTCTTTGGGAAAACATCAACAACAAATACGTCCACCTCAATTGTTTCAACATACTCGGGCAGTGGCATGTCGATCATGAACTGGTACCGGCTTTTGAGGAATATGCCGAAATGCTGGCAAAAGAGCCGAATTCGGACGATCTCTTCCAGCAGTGGCGGCAGGAACATAATGCGTTTCTGAATGGGACCCTCACCGATTGTTTGAATAAAGTCCTGCCGGGGCCTTCTTGGGGAATTGCTCCGGACATAGTTGGAAAGGCTGCCCGCGATGCCCGCGAGGATGCGATCCGAAGGGCAAAGGAGGCTATCGCCCCGCCCATCGCCCCCTCCCCTCTCCAGGCCGCAGCCTCCAATGTCCCCCTCCTGCCCACGATCAGTCCCCAGATTGACGAACTTTCGAAGATCAAGGTGAGGGTGCCGGCCGGTTTCGTGCGTGTTGGCGAGCGCGTTCAGTTACAGGCGTGGAAAAACGTCGGAGGATCTGTTGTCGATCTTCCTTCCCAAACCGCGGGAACTTATTTCTTCGGAGATCGCGACTCCACCTATTACACAATTGATGCGGGGGGATGGTTGACGGTCCATTCCACACCCGCTCCTTTCGTCCGCTATCCGCGCATCGTTTATCCTTTGGTTGTAAACGGCGAGGAATACGGATTTGGACAAATCATTATTGTTGATGAGGATAAGGATGGAGATGGACTGGCGGATTCTTATGAAAAGAGGATCGGTCTGAGTCCTGACAAACAAAATACAAAACAGACCGACACGGACGGTGACGGACTGAACGATATTCTCGAAGTCGCCCTGGGCTTGTCCCCGACCAATCCTGATACGGATGGCGACGGCTTCACCGACGGCAATGAGAATCAGGTTGGCTCAAGCCCGGTCAACCGTCACTTTCCCGTGATATCAACCGTCGACGGGACTTTTCATTACCTGATTGAAGATCTGACAAATGGCTCGGTGCGTCGGGGGAAAATGTCGCTGAACAAAGGCACCAGCTTTCCCATACTGCCAACCGGTGCGGCGATAAGGTTCACCATCCTGTCGCTCGATTTGACCAGATTTTCCCGCGTTCATTTCAACACACCGGATGTCAGCACCGCATTTGACCTGCCAACACCGCTTCTGACCGACCTGTTGGGAACAGACAGCGATTCGGATGGATTGCCGGACATCGCCGAAGAAGTGTTGGGGACGAACCCGCATGACGCGGATTCCGATCATGACGGGGTGAATGACAAATCCGAGGTTCTGCAAGATTCCAACCCTCTTGATGGTGCCGCGGTTTCCACGGGACTATTCGCCACCATCGACACCCCCGGCCAGGCCAGGGACATCGCCGCTCAAAACAACATCGCGATCGTCGCGGACGGCAGCGAGGGGGTGAGCCTGTTCGATGTTTCCACCGCGTTGAACCCGGTGCGCACCGCGCAGGTGCGGCTGAACGGTTCGATCGAAGCCGTGGCCCTGGATGGCACGCTCGCGGCGGCGGTCGGCGCGAATCTCAATTTGCTCGACCTCGCCAACCTTTCCGCCGTGCGGCTGATCAAGGAACTCTCGCTCGGCGGCTCTCCCACCTGTGTAACCACCGCGGGAAAAACCGCCTATGCGGGTCTCGGCACGGGCCAGGTGGTCGCGGTGGACATGGCGGCCGGTGTGGAGATCGAGCGGATCCAGGTGGCGAACGAAGGCATCACGGATGTCACCTTCGTCGGCGACGTGCTGTATGCCCGCACCGCTTCAAGGGTTTTCGCCATCGATCTGGCGGGCGGAGGAATGGCTCTGGCGGAAAGCGTGCCGGTCAATGGCTCGGCGGGCGGCGGCTGGCGTCTCCGCCTGAATCCGGGCAACGGCCAGCTTTACGCCCCGAACCTGCAGGGCTACACGATCATCTCCCTTGCCAATCCGCTGGCCCCAGCCGTGCAAGAGGTGGTTTCCACCCAGCAGTTCGGCTGGAAACAGATGGTGCCCACCGGCTCGGGCCTCGGCGTCGCGGCGATGAGCGGGTTCGGGGCGGATGCGGACATCAGCCTCTACAACATCGGCGCGGACGGCAGAGGCACGCGGTTCCTGACCACCTTCGTCACACCGGGGACAACCGAGGCTGTATCGATTTATAACGGCCTCGCCTATGTCGCCGACGGCAACGCCGGGCTGACCATCGTGAACTACAAGGCCTACGACACTCTCCGGGTGCCGCCCGGCATCGACATCAAGACCGGCTTCCCGGTGGTGAACGGATCCCTGCAGGCGGAGGAGGGCAAGCTGGGCCGGGTTTCCGCGACGGTGATCGACGACGTCCAGGTGCGCGATGTGGAATTCTACGTGGACGGCCAACGAATCACCACCGATGGCAATTTCCCCTTCGAGCACCGCTTCACCACCCCGCTGCGGTCCCAGGCGGCCGCTGCGACGGCCGCCGCCACCGCCGCGCTTGATAAGCTCAATTCCCCCTGCTGCGGCGACCTGCGCGCGACAAACGAGGCCGCCGCGCTGGTCGAGAAAGCCCAGGCGGCCGCCGAGCTGCCGCTGAAAACCAGCTTCACCCTCCGCGCCAGGGCAACGGACACCGGAGGCAACTCGACGTGGAGCGAGACTCTGACGGTGAACCTCGTCGCGGACGCCACCGCACCGCGGGTGGTGAAGCTCCTCCCTGCGGATGGATCGCTCACCGGCAAGCTGCGGACCTTCGGCGCGGTTTTCAGCGAGCCGCTCAACCAGGCGACCATCAGCCCCGCAACGCTCGTCCTCACCGCGGCGGGACCGGACGGTTTGTTCGGCACCGCCGACGATATCACCCCCACAGGTGGCGTCCTCAGCTACCGGGATTCCTCCAACTCGGTATTCCTCACCTTCCCCGCCGATCTCTCCTCCGGCATGTATCAGTTCGTCGTCCGTCCTCCGCTGGCCGACCTCGCGGGAAACCCGATCGCCTCGGAAAAAACGGCCAAGGTCCGCGTCTTCGGCTTTTCCGACCGCGATGGCGACGGCGTCCCGGATGATGTGGAGGCCCTGCTCGGCCTCGATCCCGACAAGCCGGACAGCGACGGCGACGGCATCCCCGACGGCCAGGAGGACTACGACAACGACGGCCTGATCAACACCGCCGAAATCTATATCGGCACCGATCCCACCAACGCCGATACCAACGGCAACGGCATCCGCGACAGCCTTGAGGACCCCGACGGAGACAAGCTGAACAACGCCGACGAGTTCACCGCGGGAACGGATCCGAACAAGGCGGACACCGACTCGGACGGCTGGAACGATGAAACCGAAGTCACCGGCGGCTCGAATCCGCTCGACCCGAACAGCCGCCCGTTCGGTTTCATCGCCTCCCTCCCACCCGTCAACATCCTCGCCATCGGCGACGCGGCAAACGGTCTGCTTGGAAAAGGCTCGGTGATCGCCCGTCCTCCCGTCCACCTGACGCGCATGGGTTCGGATCCCGCCAACCCCGGGGGATCGGGCAACGCCAGCTTCATCGCCACCCCGCCGGTCCATCTGGCCCGGCTCGCTTCATCCCAAGGCGGAGCCGGGGCCGCATCGATCATCTCCCGGCCCGCGACATTCATCTCGCGCCTCTCCACCATCGGCGGGACCGACGGTTCCACCGGCGGAGCCTCCATCATCGCCAGGCCGCCTGTCAACGTCACCCGCATCGGTTCGGCGGGCGCGATCCTTTCCAAGCCTCCGGTCACGATCCAGATCGACCCACCCTAG
- a CDS encoding vanadium-dependent haloperoxidase, producing MKLPPVRTLVFSLAAVLLAPRATAENAVLAWNRVVLLALKEDATPPLLVARSLAILHLGIDRAVKEKGSEAAVTGAGYTAAVLLLPGHHAVFENLRDEEMKQLAGDTVMPDFQAGEKAAREIITSRENDGSSEHVSYVPKFTPGMWRRTPPFLRPPELAQWAKEVQPFVLKTPDQFRCPPPPALASADYATAYDEVRSIGGKNSAVRTSEQSTIAKFWSDFSYTETPSGHWNSIARTLVEERKLPLRECSRIFAVLNVTMVDTGIACWDSKYHYNAWRPATAVQGAADDGNDATAPESGWMPMLNTPAHPEYPSGHSAFSGAAATVLAEMLGGDQVRFTVRADAMPGAERRFESLSACAKECGESRVFCGIHFRYACDAGLELGKKVGNAVLASMK from the coding sequence ATGAAACTTCCCCCCGTCCGGACGCTCGTCTTCTCACTGGCAGCCGTGCTGCTGGCTCCCCGCGCCACCGCGGAAAACGCGGTGCTGGCCTGGAACCGCGTGGTGCTGCTCGCCCTCAAGGAGGACGCGACCCCGCCGCTGCTGGTGGCGAGGAGCCTTGCCATCCTGCACCTCGGCATCGACAGGGCGGTGAAGGAAAAGGGCAGCGAGGCGGCGGTGACCGGCGCGGGCTACACGGCGGCGGTGCTGCTGCTGCCCGGGCACCACGCGGTGTTTGAGAACCTGCGGGACGAGGAAATGAAGCAGCTCGCCGGAGACACCGTCATGCCGGACTTCCAGGCGGGCGAGAAGGCCGCGAGGGAGATCATCACCTCCCGCGAGAACGACGGCAGCTCCGAGCATGTTTCCTACGTGCCGAAATTCACCCCCGGAATGTGGCGGCGCACGCCACCCTTCCTCCGTCCCCCGGAACTCGCGCAATGGGCGAAGGAGGTCCAGCCGTTCGTGCTGAAGACCCCCGACCAGTTCCGCTGCCCGCCGCCACCCGCGCTCGCCAGCGCGGACTATGCGACCGCCTACGACGAGGTGAGATCCATCGGCGGGAAAAACTCGGCGGTCAGAACCTCCGAGCAATCCACCATCGCGAAATTCTGGTCGGATTTTTCCTACACCGAAACCCCCTCCGGCCACTGGAACTCCATCGCGCGAACCCTCGTGGAGGAGCGCAAGCTCCCCCTGCGCGAATGCTCCAGGATCTTCGCCGTGCTGAACGTGACCATGGTCGATACCGGGATCGCCTGCTGGGACTCGAAATACCACTACAACGCCTGGCGCCCCGCCACCGCCGTGCAGGGGGCGGCGGACGACGGTAACGACGCGACCGCACCGGAAAGCGGCTGGATGCCGATGCTGAATACTCCCGCCCATCCCGAGTATCCCTCCGGCCACAGCGCCTTCAGCGGAGCCGCCGCCACCGTGCTGGCGGAGATGCTGGGAGGCGACCAGGTGCGGTTCACCGTGCGGGCGGACGCCATGCCCGGCGCGGAGCGGCGTTTCGAAAGCCTGTCCGCCTGTGCGAAGGAATGCGGGGAAAGCCGCGTGTTCTGCGGCATTCATTTCCGCTACGCCTGCGATGCCGGCCTCGAGCTGGGGAAGAAAGTCGGGAACGCGGTGCTGGCATCGATGAAATAG
- a CDS encoding PEP-CTERM sorting domain-containing protein, with protein sequence MTTVLTALCLASSLQAAVTTLGSHTKTTDGTETFTTVFGGGSQIFNYTSGNVYVVMQTTFTNPSNPGTLDTTQSYGGFSHSDNDVFGQLWQASTIGVAFYGERSSGVSIVPGTPITLVVKYELNGAGADGDTVKFWVNPALGTGVEGTPDDADPSRTWAPGSISSDDMRFRRGNSSDNQIAFNNVTIYDGGSSPFSVVPEPSVALLGGLGLLGLSRRRR encoded by the coding sequence ATGACCACGGTCCTTACCGCACTCTGCCTCGCATCCTCCCTGCAAGCGGCGGTCACGACCTTGGGCAGCCACACCAAGACCACGGACGGTACCGAAACATTCACCACCGTCTTCGGCGGAGGCAGCCAGATATTCAACTATACCTCCGGCAATGTTTACGTGGTGATGCAGACCACTTTCACGAACCCGTCGAACCCGGGCACGCTCGACACCACGCAGAGCTACGGCGGATTCTCACACTCGGACAACGATGTGTTCGGCCAGCTCTGGCAGGCGAGCACCATCGGGGTCGCTTTCTATGGTGAGAGGTCTTCAGGAGTCTCGATCGTGCCGGGCACCCCGATCACGCTGGTGGTCAAGTATGAACTCAATGGAGCGGGGGCGGATGGCGATACCGTCAAGTTCTGGGTGAATCCAGCCCTTGGAACCGGCGTCGAGGGAACCCCTGACGACGCCGATCCAAGCAGAACCTGGGCACCCGGCTCGATCTCCAGCGACGACATGCGCTTCCGCAGGGGAAACTCGTCCGACAACCAGATCGCCTTCAACAATGTGACGATTTACGACGGCGGAAGCAGCCCGTTCTCCGTGGTTCCGGAACCTTCCGTGGCACTGCTGGGCGGCCTCGGCCTTCTGGGTCTCTCCCGCCGGCGCCGCTAA